Part of the Geobacter pickeringii genome, CTTCGGGAGCTCCCTGCCGTAGACCCCCACGGCGAGAAACGCCAGTTCGTTGGTCGCCTCGGCCAGCGTCAGCCCCTCGTGGTAGGGCCAGAGGTCCGTCGAGAAGAGCCCCCCCTGATTCGGCGCCTGATCCTTGCGGAGAAACGAGAGGAACCGGACGTGGGTGGCGCCGGCCAGGGGCTCCGCCCGCCGCACCAGCTCCGCCAGGGGGAAGCCGGTCCAGGGGACCGCCATGGCCCACGCCTCCACGCAGCGGTGACGGTAGCTCCGCTCCTCCAGCGGCATGGTGCGGATCAGTTCGTCGACATCAAAAACCCGCGGCTTTCTCACCATGCCGGTCACCGCCACCTGCCACGGCCGGGTGAGGAACCGGTCCACCGATTTCCAGACGCTCTTGCCGGAGGTGAACTCATAGAAGTTGTTGTATTTCGCCGCCTCCACCCGGCCGGTGAGGGGGCGGTCGAGGGTGTACCGCAGATTCGGCCGCGCCGGCAGCGTCTTCAGGTTCACGAGGGTCCCGCCGAGCTCCCGTCGTTCCTCGGCGAAGTTGGTACAGGCGTTCAGAA contains:
- the msrP gene encoding protein-methionine-sulfoxide reductase catalytic subunit MsrP, which produces MGRPPRFTLSGSELTPEEAFWNRRTFLKALGFAGLNAWPFLNACTNFAEERRELGGTLVNLKTLPARPNLRYTLDRPLTGRVEAAKYNNFYEFTSGKSVWKSVDRFLTRPWQVAVTGMVRKPRVFDVDELIRTMPLEERSYRHRCVEAWAMAVPWTGFPLAELVRRAEPLAGATHVRFLSFLRKDQAPNQGGLFSTDLWPYHEGLTLAEATNELAFLAVGVYGRELPKQHGAPIRLVTPWKYGFKGIKSIVEISFTDHQPPTFWSSLGPEEYGFWANVNPEVDHPRWSQKNERMLGTDERRPTVIFNGYGEYVAHLYRPPRREYFY